Proteins from one Streptomyces sp. NBC_00289 genomic window:
- a CDS encoding NlpC/P60 family protein has protein sequence MLLVIGVYIVAGNLTNGVGGATKALAKGSVPAAYQPLVQKWGNLCPAINPALLAAQLYQESGFNPSAKSAAAAEGIAQFIPGTWATHGIDGDGDGDRDVWDPNDAIPSAASYDCSLASYVKDVPGNLTENMLASYNAGAYAVIKYGGVPPYQETRNYVKTITTLEESFAAPVSRVDPSKQAAGAIYYAQKKLGTPYLWGGNGTADQGGRFDCSGLTKAAYESVGITLPRVANDQYNAGPHPARAELLPGDLVFFSDDLTNSRAIRHVGIYVGGGYMIDAPRTGAVIRFDPIDTPDYFGATRVTEDGAKALPTTV, from the coding sequence ATGCTGCTGGTCATCGGCGTCTACATCGTCGCCGGGAATCTGACCAACGGCGTCGGGGGTGCCACGAAAGCGCTGGCCAAGGGCTCCGTGCCGGCCGCCTACCAGCCCCTCGTGCAGAAGTGGGGCAACCTGTGCCCGGCCATCAACCCGGCACTGCTCGCCGCGCAGCTCTACCAGGAGAGCGGGTTCAACCCCAGCGCCAAGAGCGCGGCGGCGGCGGAGGGCATCGCGCAGTTCATCCCCGGCACCTGGGCCACCCACGGCATCGACGGCGACGGGGACGGCGACCGCGACGTCTGGGACCCGAATGACGCGATTCCGTCGGCCGCCTCCTACGACTGCAGCCTCGCCTCCTACGTCAAGGACGTGCCCGGCAACCTGACCGAAAACATGTTGGCCTCCTACAACGCGGGGGCCTACGCGGTCATCAAGTACGGAGGCGTGCCGCCGTACCAGGAGACCCGGAACTACGTGAAGACGATCACGACCCTGGAGGAGAGTTTCGCCGCGCCCGTCAGCCGCGTCGATCCCTCCAAGCAGGCCGCCGGGGCGATCTACTACGCGCAGAAGAAGCTCGGCACGCCCTACCTCTGGGGTGGGAACGGCACCGCTGACCAGGGCGGACGGTTCGACTGCTCGGGGCTGACCAAGGCCGCGTACGAGAGCGTCGGCATCACGCTGCCACGGGTCGCCAACGACCAGTACAACGCGGGTCCGCACCCCGCGCGGGCCGAACTGCTCCCCGGCGACCTGGTGTTCTTCTCGGACGACCTCACCAATTCCCGCGCCATCCGGCATGTGGGGATCTATGTGGGTGGTGGATACATGATCGACGCGCCGCGCACGGGTGCTGTGATCCGGTTCGACCCGATTGACACCCCCGACTACTTCGGGGCCACCCGGGTCACCGAAGATGGCGCGAAAGCGCTGCCCACCACGGTCTGA
- a CDS encoding phosphatase PAP2 family protein — MAGLAESGSNPDVDLLYDINGLAKDAPHWFDRIVEYVGEYGLLFAMVLLVLWCWWSVRRRGGEQAASSVAALVWAPLAAGVAVLVNVPIRGFVERPRPFLDHQGLEVLVSGKTDYSFVSDHATITMAMAAGLFVANRRFGIAGIALALLEGFCRIYMGVHYPTDVVGGFALGTAVALLLSPPASALLTPVLKAVERSPRAGWLIRARGRSADGQDAMVPGARREAPGTEERDLAA; from the coding sequence ATGGCTGGACTCGCCGAATCCGGGTCGAACCCTGACGTCGATCTGCTGTACGACATCAATGGCCTGGCCAAGGACGCGCCGCACTGGTTCGACAGGATCGTGGAGTACGTCGGGGAGTACGGGCTGCTGTTCGCCATGGTGCTGCTCGTGCTGTGGTGCTGGTGGTCCGTGCGCCGCCGGGGCGGCGAGCAGGCCGCGTCGTCCGTCGCCGCGCTGGTCTGGGCACCGCTCGCGGCCGGGGTCGCGGTCCTGGTCAACGTGCCGATACGCGGATTCGTGGAGCGGCCCAGACCCTTCCTCGACCATCAGGGCCTGGAGGTCCTGGTGTCCGGGAAGACCGACTACTCCTTCGTGAGCGATCACGCGACCATCACCATGGCGATGGCCGCCGGACTGTTCGTCGCCAACCGGAGGTTCGGGATCGCGGGCATCGCGCTGGCGCTGCTCGAGGGGTTCTGCCGGATCTACATGGGTGTCCACTATCCGACCGACGTCGTCGGTGGCTTCGCCCTCGGTACGGCGGTGGCGCTGCTGCTGTCCCCGCCGGCGTCGGCCCTGCTGACGCCGGTGCTCAAGGCGGTCGAGCGGTCGCCGAGGGCCGGATGGCTGATCCGGGCACGTGGCCGGTCCGCCGACGGGCAGGACGCGATGGTCCCCGGGGCGCGGCGAGAGGCCCCGGGCACCGAGGAGCGGGACCTGGCGGCGTGA
- a CDS encoding DUF47 domain-containing protein: MRFRLTPRETSFYDMFAASADNIVTGSKLLMELLGADTAGRAEIAERMRAAEHAGDDATHAIFHQLNSSFITPFDREDIYNLASSLDDIMDFMEEAVDLVVLYQVEDLPKGVEQQIEVLSRAAELTAEAMPNLRTMDNLTEYWIEVNRLENQADQVHRKLLAHLFNGSYEAIEVLKLKQIVDVLEEAADAFEHVANTVETIAVKES; encoded by the coding sequence GTGCGATTTCGTCTGACCCCCAGGGAGACGAGCTTCTATGACATGTTCGCCGCATCCGCGGACAACATCGTCACGGGCTCGAAGCTCCTCATGGAACTGCTCGGGGCGGACACCGCCGGCCGGGCCGAGATCGCAGAGCGTATGCGGGCCGCGGAACACGCCGGTGACGATGCCACGCACGCGATCTTCCACCAGCTGAACTCCTCGTTCATCACGCCGTTCGACCGTGAGGACATCTACAACCTCGCGTCGTCCCTCGACGACATCATGGACTTCATGGAGGAGGCCGTCGACCTGGTCGTGCTGTACCAGGTCGAGGACCTTCCCAAGGGCGTCGAGCAGCAGATCGAGGTGCTGTCGCGGGCGGCCGAGCTGACCGCCGAGGCCATGCCGAACCTGCGGACCATGGACAACCTCACCGAGTACTGGATCGAGGTCAACCGGCTCGAGAACCAGGCCGACCAGGTCCACCGCAAGCTGCTCGCCCACCTCTTCAACGGCTCGTACGAAGCCATCGAGGTGCTGAAGCTCAAGCAGATCGTGGACGTACTGGAAGAAGCGGCGGACGCGTTCGAGCACGTGGCGAACACGGTGGAGACCATCGCCGTCAAGGAGTCCTGA
- a CDS encoding trypsin-like peptidase domain-containing protein, giving the protein MKRTFRIGRLPCPPRPLLCAVVALAVTSASEAAADAGPGPFGVTRVAAATAQSARVGALFDADRGGGSGGHFCTASVVRSPRHDLLVTAAHCLDGDGDLLFVPGWRDGRAPYGIWKVGRRYLPAGWAGGQDEDSDVAFATVEDRGGQGVEDTVGGNRFAAGVATGATAVTVTGYPNSREAPVSCTSKPTAHSRTQQRIECPDLTGGTSGSPWVNGDGQVVGVLGGHEQGGATADISYSVVLGAEADELYRDATADR; this is encoded by the coding sequence ATGAAGCGCACCTTCCGTATCGGCCGCCTGCCGTGTCCGCCGCGCCCCCTCCTGTGCGCCGTCGTGGCGCTGGCCGTCACCTCCGCCTCCGAGGCGGCCGCGGACGCCGGACCCGGTCCCTTCGGCGTGACGAGGGTCGCGGCGGCGACCGCGCAGAGCGCACGGGTCGGGGCCCTCTTCGACGCCGACCGGGGCGGCGGCTCCGGCGGGCACTTCTGTACGGCGTCCGTGGTGCGCAGCCCGCGGCACGATCTCCTCGTCACCGCGGCGCACTGCCTGGACGGCGACGGTGACCTCCTCTTCGTACCCGGCTGGCGGGACGGCAGGGCGCCGTACGGGATCTGGAAGGTCGGGCGGCGGTATCTGCCCGCCGGGTGGGCCGGGGGGCAGGACGAGGACAGTGACGTCGCCTTCGCCACGGTCGAGGACCGGGGCGGCCAGGGCGTCGAGGACACCGTCGGCGGGAACCGCTTCGCCGCCGGTGTGGCCACCGGGGCCACGGCCGTCACCGTCACCGGGTATCCCAACTCCCGCGAGGCGCCCGTCAGCTGCACGAGCAAGCCCACCGCGCACAGCCGTACGCAGCAGCGCATCGAGTGTCCCGACCTCACCGGCGGTACCAGCGGCAGTCCGTGGGTCAACGGCGACGGTCAGGTCGTCGGCGTCCTCGGCGGGCACGAGCAGGGCGGGGCCACGGCCGACATCTCGTACAGCGTCGTGCTGGGGGCGGAGGCCGACGAGCTGTACCGGGACGCGACCGCCGATCGCTGA
- a CDS encoding metal-sensitive transcriptional regulator, producing MTTTEAGADAPSAADAATATAGADAHVVTDHDRGVHGYHKQKDEHLKRLRRIEGQIRGLQRMVDEDVYCIDILTQVSASTKALQSFALQLLEEHLRHCVADAAVKGGTEIDAKVEEATKAIGRLLRT from the coding sequence ATGACGACCACCGAGGCCGGCGCGGATGCACCCTCCGCAGCCGACGCGGCGACTGCGACCGCGGGGGCGGACGCGCACGTGGTGACCGACCACGACCGCGGCGTGCACGGCTACCACAAGCAGAAGGACGAACACCTCAAGCGGCTGCGCCGCATCGAGGGCCAGATCCGCGGCCTGCAGCGGATGGTCGACGAGGACGTCTACTGCATCGACATACTCACCCAGGTGTCCGCCTCCACCAAGGCCCTGCAGTCCTTCGCCCTGCAACTCCTGGAGGAACACCTGCGCCACTGCGTGGCCGACGCGGCCGTCAAGGGCGGCACGGAGATCGACGCGAAGGTGGAGGAGGCGACGAAGGCGATCGGCCGGCTGCTGCGCACCTGA
- a CDS encoding FAD-binding oxidoreductase, with product MQRRTFIGSAAATIAATATASCKSGADSATPTKSAAGTAATTGMSAHTTRAPAAVTAAANWTALARDLDGLLVRPGDAKWAAARQLYNTRFDSLKPAAVAYVAHQDDIRTVLSYAHAHGVHVSIRNGGHSYAGWSSGNGRLVVDVSKLNRVRAAGGSAVVGAGSKLIDVYRALAAKGVTIPAGSCPTVGVSGLVLGGGHGVVSRAYGLTCDSLTQATLITADGKQLTANATEHKDLFWALRGAGNGNFGVVTELQFKTHPAPQAVTAYLSWPWAKAAAVVKAWQEWGPSQPDEIWSSLHVANTSGGTPTVSVAAFSLGTYGELQNAVDRLAHKVGANATSVSLRRRGYEEAMEIYAGCSSYANDAQCHLPGTTPGRSAQGALQRETYAARSDFFDRSLSAAGIQALLAQVKSVRGGAGSVALTALGGAVNRVSPTATAFVHRRSRMLAQYIGSWRAGTSGTTVQSWLTSAHDAMKPYASGAAYQNYTDPTLTDWRKAYYGDAATRLATVKKQYDPNRFFSYPQAL from the coding sequence ATGCAACGCCGCACGTTCATAGGAAGCGCCGCAGCCACGATCGCAGCGACGGCGACAGCCTCCTGCAAGAGCGGCGCCGACTCAGCCACCCCAACGAAGAGCGCGGCCGGAACGGCCGCGACCACCGGCATGTCCGCCCACACCACCCGCGCCCCCGCCGCCGTCACCGCCGCCGCGAACTGGACCGCCCTGGCCCGCGACCTGGACGGCCTCCTGGTCCGCCCCGGCGACGCCAAGTGGGCGGCGGCGAGGCAGCTCTACAACACCCGCTTCGACTCGCTGAAGCCGGCGGCCGTGGCGTACGTGGCGCACCAGGACGACATACGCACGGTCCTGTCCTACGCCCACGCCCACGGCGTCCACGTGTCGATCCGCAACGGCGGCCACTCGTACGCGGGTTGGTCCTCCGGCAACGGCCGGCTGGTCGTCGACGTGTCGAAGCTCAACCGGGTCCGGGCGGCCGGCGGGTCGGCGGTCGTCGGCGCCGGCTCCAAGCTGATCGACGTCTACCGCGCGCTCGCGGCGAAGGGCGTGACGATACCGGCGGGCTCCTGCCCGACGGTCGGCGTGTCCGGTCTGGTGCTCGGCGGCGGCCACGGCGTGGTCTCCCGGGCGTACGGCCTGACCTGCGACAGCCTGACCCAGGCGACGCTGATCACGGCGGACGGCAAGCAGCTCACGGCGAACGCCACGGAACACAAGGACCTCTTCTGGGCGTTGCGCGGCGCGGGCAACGGCAACTTCGGTGTCGTCACGGAGCTTCAGTTCAAGACCCACCCGGCCCCGCAGGCCGTGACGGCCTACCTGAGCTGGCCGTGGGCGAAGGCGGCCGCGGTGGTGAAGGCCTGGCAGGAGTGGGGCCCGTCCCAGCCGGACGAGATCTGGTCGTCCCTGCACGTGGCGAACACCTCCGGCGGCACCCCGACGGTGTCGGTCGCCGCGTTCTCCCTCGGTACGTACGGCGAACTCCAGAACGCGGTGGACCGCCTCGCCCACAAGGTCGGCGCGAACGCGACCAGCGTGTCACTCAGGCGCCGCGGCTACGAGGAGGCGATGGAGATCTACGCCGGCTGCTCGTCGTACGCGAACGACGCCCAGTGCCATCTGCCGGGCACCACCCCCGGCCGCTCCGCGCAGGGCGCCCTGCAGCGCGAGACGTACGCGGCCCGGTCGGACTTCTTCGACCGTTCGTTGTCCGCGGCCGGCATCCAGGCGCTGCTCGCGCAGGTCAAGTCGGTGCGGGGCGGCGCGGGCAGTGTCGCGCTCACCGCGCTCGGCGGGGCGGTGAACCGGGTCTCCCCCACGGCGACGGCGTTCGTGCACCGCCGTTCCCGCATGCTGGCCCAGTACATCGGGTCGTGGCGGGCGGGCACCTCGGGTACGACGGTCCAGTCCTGGCTGACCTCGGCGCACGACGCGATGAAGCCGTACGCCTCCGGTGCGGCCTACCAGAACTACACGGACCCGACCCTGACGGACTGGCGCAAGGCGTACTACGGGGATGCGGCGACCCGTCTGGCCACGGTGAAGAAGCAGTACGACCCGAACCGCTTCTTCTCCTATCCGCAGGCCCTGTGA